A genomic stretch from Aedes albopictus strain Foshan chromosome 2, AalbF5, whole genome shotgun sequence includes:
- the LOC134287765 gene encoding uncharacterized protein LOC134287765 — translation MANANYRLDDLANVNRTTNSQRTLVTPPGSDYADSLEGAVGGLNPSRTPRILWADQMMMGASDGRSGPDRLSLDSRFPAQNNLQTELDRAARMQLSMEGFPLPFRGVPSSTRLERVEEGHPETSQMLPVDLTGFSGPRAATTRQNSTNPFWNGDHPETQGPAGDTGLREPRNQTLNGSFLLPRDDAVPLLNSTVQPIFSSGIPTTNGGPTMSRSTFDSQPLSSNQGHRMLGAVQTDATAFQSGAFRVSNGESGVSTQYIPGRTEETAQTCRQEPGNERETLQNYVHVSEIQNYVQTYVRQLLTGHPNRPIVPDTTMNHLAQEIGEIGLRDTGVPGVSRTADRAQVSSQDPPRLPAPLQMRITDMSGVQPENRGSSINDETPQAFREVLRNSWPSFVNPGYPRSPVGPTARDQLPEPRLRMNYPLNASPNVQPINEEGTQYQMRRGRLPHQTCNIMEKWPKFAGDANPTPVIDFLRQIELLSRSYQISKEELRTHAHLLFKEDAYVWYSAYEPKFNSWDTLLYYLRMRYDNPNRDRFIREDLRNRKQRPNELFSAFLTDIENLSQRMNKRISDEEKFDIVVENMKMSYKRRLALEEISSLEHLAQLCYRFDALEGNLYHPRGPTKTPLVNEIFVDEKEAADAEDLTDELEVAALQARRNPKDPSTSNIRATNDRIQSLCWNCRKSGHLWRECDQKKGIFCHMCGHPDTTAFRCPQQHDLRTAFESKPKND, via the coding sequence ATGGCTAATGCGAACTACCGCCTAGATGACCTTGCGAATGTAAACCGTACCACGAATTCGCAAAGAACGCTGGTCACACCACCGGGTTCGGATTATGCCGATTCGTTGGAGGGTGCAGTTGGTGGATTGAACCCCTCTCGCACGCCGCGGATCCTATGGGCAGACCAAATGATGATGGGTGCTTCCGATGGCCGATCGGGTCCCGACCGGTTGTCTTTGGACAGTCGCTTTCCAGCGCAGAATAACCTGCAGACTGAATTGGACCGCGCAGCAAGAATGCAGCTTTCGATGGAAGGATTTCCACTTCCTTTCCGTGGAGTTCCGTCCAGTACCAGGTTGGAGAGAGTGGAAGAGGGTCATCCCGAGACCTCGCAGATGTTGCCGGTGGATTTGACAGGATTTTCCGGTCCGAGAGCGGCGACCACACGGCAGAATAGTACCAATCCATTTTGGAATGGCGATCATCCGGAAACACAAGGCCCTGCAGGTGACACTGGTCTACGCGAACCGCGAAACCAGACGCTGAATGGATCGTTTTTGCTGCCTCGAGACGACGCTGTTCCGCTACTAAATTCCACAGTGCAGCCGAttttttcttcgggaatcccGACTACCAATGGAGGGCCGACAATGTCGCGGTCTACGTTCGACTCTCAGCCGTTATCTTCAAACCAAGGTCACCGAATGTTAGGTGCGGTTCAAACCGATGCTACTGCATTCCAGAGTGGAGCTTTTCGTGTATCCAACGGGGAAAGTGGTGTCTCTACGCAGTACATTCCGGGGCGAACGGAAGAAACCGCCCAAACCTGTCGTCAAGAACCTGGAAATGAGAGGGAAACGTTGCAGAACTATGTACACGTGTCGGAAATTCAAAACTATGTGCAGACTTACGTTCGTCAACTCTTGACTGGCCATCCGAATCGTCCCATTGTTCCAGACACGACTATGAACCACTTGGCCCAAGAAATCGGAGAGATAGGATTACGTGACACCGGAGTTCCTGGTGTGTCACGAACTGCTGATAGAGCTCAGGTTAGCTCTCAGGATCCACCTAGGTTGCCAGCACCCTTGCAGATGCGAATCACGGATATGTCTGGTGTACAGCCTGAAAATAGGGGAAGTTCAATAAATGACGAGACCCCTCAAGCGTTCAGGGAGGTTCTACGAAACTCGTGGCCCAGTTTTGTAAATCCGGGATATCCTAGATCTCCCGTTGGACCAACGGCTCGAGATCAACTCCCAGAACCCCGTTTGCGTATGAATTACCCTTTGAATGCTTCACCAAATGTTCAACCGATAAATGAGGAAGGAACCCAATACCAGATGAGACGGGGTAGACTGCCACACCAAACTTGCAACATTATGGAAAAATGGCCCAAGTTTGCGGGTGACGCAAATCCGACTCCAGTGATTGACTTTTTGCGACAAATTGAACTTTTGAGTCGTTCGTATCAAATTTCCAAGGAAGAGTTGAGGACCCATGCACACCTCCTCTTCAAAGAAGACGCTTATGTCTGGTATTCTGCCTACGAGCCTAAGTTCAATTCCTGGGATACCTTGTTGTATTACTTGCGCATGAGGTATGACAACCCGAATAGGGATCGATTTATTCGGGAGGATCTACGAAATCGAAAACAACGTCCTAACGAGCTGTTCAGTGCGTTCCTCACGGACATTGAAAATCTGTCTCAGCGGATGAACAAAAGGATTTCCGACGAGGAGAAATTCGACATTGTGGTAGAGAACATGAAGATGTCCTACAAACGGCGACTAGCATTAGAGGAAATTTCGTCATTGGAACACTTGGCGCAACTGTGCTACAGATTTGACGCGTTGGAGGGAAACTTGTATCATCCTCGTGGTCCAACTAAAACACCGTTGGTCAATGAGATCTTCGTGGATGAGAAAGAAGCCGCGGACGCCGAGGACCTGACCGATGAACTGGAGGTAGCTGCGCTGCAGGCGCGTAGGAATCCCAAGGACCCATCAACGTCGAATATTCGGGCAACCAATGACCGAATCCAATCTCTTTGCTGGAATTGCAGAAAATCCGGACATCTGTGGAGAGAATGCGATCAAAAGAAAGGTATCTTCTGTCACATGTGTGGTCATCCTGATACGACTGCGTTCAGATGCCCACAGCAGCATGATCTGCGGACTGCGTTCGAGTCCAAACCAAAAAACGATTAA